One genomic window of Providencia hangzhouensis includes the following:
- the nusA gene encoding transcription termination factor NusA, which produces MNKEILAVVEAVSNEKSLPREKIFEALETALATATKKKYEQEIDVRVEIDRKSGDFDTFRRWLIVEEVTMPTREITLEAAQYEDPALQLGEYVEDQIESVVFDRITTQTAKQVIVQKVREAERAMVVDQFREQQGEIITAQVKKVNRENITLDLGNNAEAVILREDMLPRENFRPGDRIRGVLYDVRPEARGAQLFVTRSRPEMLIELFRIEVPEIGEEIIEIKAAARDPGSRAKIAVKTNDKRIDPVGACVGMRGARVQAVSSELGGERIDIVLWDDNPAQFVINAMAPADVASIVVDEDKCTMDVAVESSNLAQAIGRNGQNVRLAAQLLKKHRGDDKWELNVMTAEELNAKHQAEAHASIDTFTKHLDIDEEFATALVEEGFSTLEELAYVPINELLEIDGLDEETVEVLRERAKAALTTIELAQKESLGDNQPAEDLLNLEGMDRTLAYNLATRGICTLEDLAEQGIDDLIDIEGLDDEKAGTLIMAARNICWFGNDA; this is translated from the coding sequence ATGAATAAAGAAATTCTGGCTGTTGTAGAAGCGGTTTCTAACGAAAAATCCCTCCCTCGTGAAAAAATCTTCGAGGCTCTGGAAACTGCATTAGCGACGGCGACTAAAAAGAAATACGAGCAAGAAATTGATGTTCGTGTGGAAATTGACCGTAAATCAGGTGATTTCGACACGTTCCGTCGTTGGTTAATTGTGGAAGAAGTCACAATGCCAACGCGTGAAATTACGTTGGAAGCGGCTCAGTATGAAGACCCAGCGCTCCAGCTTGGAGAGTACGTCGAAGATCAAATTGAATCTGTTGTATTCGACCGTATTACTACCCAAACAGCTAAACAAGTTATCGTACAGAAAGTGCGCGAAGCAGAACGTGCGATGGTTGTTGACCAATTCCGTGAGCAACAAGGTGAAATTATCACTGCTCAGGTGAAAAAAGTTAATCGTGAAAATATCACGTTAGATTTAGGCAATAACGCGGAAGCCGTTATTCTGCGTGAAGATATGTTGCCACGTGAAAACTTCCGTCCAGGTGACCGTATCCGCGGAGTCCTGTATGATGTTCGTCCTGAAGCACGCGGCGCGCAACTTTTTGTTACGCGTTCTCGCCCTGAAATGCTGATTGAATTATTCCGCATTGAAGTGCCAGAAATCGGCGAAGAAATTATTGAAATCAAAGCCGCTGCTCGTGACCCAGGCTCTCGTGCAAAAATCGCAGTTAAAACTAATGACAAGCGTATCGACCCAGTTGGTGCTTGTGTTGGTATGCGTGGTGCACGTGTTCAAGCCGTTTCTAGTGAATTAGGCGGCGAAAGAATTGATATTGTGTTATGGGATGATAACCCAGCTCAATTCGTTATTAATGCAATGGCTCCGGCTGATGTTGCATCTATCGTAGTCGATGAAGACAAATGTACGATGGATGTTGCCGTAGAAAGTAGTAATTTGGCACAAGCCATTGGACGTAACGGTCAAAACGTTCGTCTGGCAGCTCAGTTACTGAAAAAACACCGTGGTGATGACAAATGGGAATTAAATGTCATGACCGCAGAAGAGCTTAATGCAAAACATCAGGCAGAAGCACATGCTTCTATTGATACATTCACCAAGCATCTTGATATTGATGAAGAGTTTGCCACTGCACTTGTTGAAGAAGGCTTCTCGACGTTAGAAGAACTGGCTTACGTGCCTATTAATGAACTTCTGGAAATTGATGGTCTTGACGAAGAGACTGTTGAAGTTCTACGTGAAAGAGCGAAAGCGGCCCTCACCACAATAGAATTGGCTCAAAAAGAGAGCCTAGGTGATAATCAGCCAGCAGAAGATTTATTGAATCTTGAAGGTATGGATCGTACTCTTGCCTATAATTTGGCTACTCGTGGAATCTGTACACTGGAAGATCTTGCTGAGCAGGGCATCGACGACCTGATTGATATTGAAGGTCTGGATGATGAGAAAGCAGGTACGCTCATCATGGCCGCACGTAATATTTGCTGGTTCGGTAACGATGCGTAA
- the rimP gene encoding ribosome maturation factor RimP, which produces MSTLEQKLTEMISAPVEALGFEFVGLEFVRGRTSTLRVFIDSEEGITVDDCADVSHQVSAVLDVEDPISVIYNLEISSPGLERPLFTIAHYERFMGEEVALTLRIAMQNRRKWQGIIKAIDGEMITVTVDGKDEVFALGNIQKANLVPHF; this is translated from the coding sequence TTGTCCACATTAGAACAGAAATTAACAGAGATGATCTCAGCACCTGTGGAGGCGCTAGGCTTTGAATTTGTAGGCTTAGAGTTTGTCCGTGGCCGTACATCAACACTGCGTGTCTTCATTGATAGTGAAGAAGGCATCACTGTTGATGATTGTGCTGATGTCAGCCATCAGGTCAGTGCAGTATTGGACGTTGAAGATCCAATCTCTGTCATTTATAACCTGGAAATATCGTCACCAGGGCTTGAACGTCCATTATTCACCATTGCGCATTATGAGCGTTTTATGGGGGAAGAGGTGGCATTGACTTTGCGTATAGCAATGCAGAACCGCCGTAAGTGGCAAGGAATTATTAAGGCCATAGACGGTGAAATGATTACGGTTACTGTAGATGGTAAGGATGAGGTGTTCGCCCTCGGCAACATCCAGAAAGCTAACTTGGTACCCCACTTTTAA
- the secG gene encoding preprotein translocase subunit SecG gives MYVALLIIFLLAAIGLIGLIMLQQGKGADMGASFGAGASATLFGSSGSGNFMTRMTGILAAVFFIISLILGNMTANKYGTGSGSKWENISEPTKVEQPTDVPAAPATPTSDIPR, from the coding sequence ATGTATGTAGCTCTTTTAATTATTTTCTTGCTAGCGGCTATCGGGCTTATTGGTCTGATTATGTTACAGCAAGGTAAAGGTGCTGACATGGGAGCTTCATTCGGTGCGGGCGCTTCTGCAACACTGTTTGGTTCATCGGGTTCAGGTAACTTCATGACCCGTATGACTGGAATCTTGGCTGCTGTGTTTTTCATCATCAGTTTAATACTTGGCAACATGACCGCCAACAAGTACGGAACTGGTAGTGGTAGTAAGTGGGAAAACATTAGTGAACCTACAAAAGTCGAGCAACCAACAGACGTTCCGGCAGCACCAGCTACACCAACGAGCGATATCCCTCGTTAA
- the glmM gene encoding phosphoglucosamine mutase, producing MSDRKYFGTDGIRGKVGDSPITPDFVLKLGWAAGKVLARHGSRKIIIGKDTRISGYMLESSLEAGLAAAGLSASFTGPMPTPAVAYLTRTFRAEAGIVISASHNPYYDNGIKFFSIDGTKLPDEVEEAIEAEMEKPITCVESAELGRANRIVDAAGRYIEFCKGTFPNEQSLASLKIVIDCANGATYHIAPNVFRELGAEVITIGCDPNGININEECGATDVRQLQQKVLEEKAHVGLAFDGDGDRIIMVDHLGEKVDGDQILFIIAREALRQGQLKGGVVGTLMSNMGLEIALKQLGIPFERAKVGDRYVLEKLQEKGWRMGAENSGHVILLDKTTTGDGIVAGLQVLSAMVRNHMSLHDLCSGMKLLPQVLVNVRFKGQHDPLQSDAVVAANEEVEKQLAGKGRVLLRKSGTEPLIRVMVEGENEADVTAMANHIADAVKAAG from the coding sequence ATGAGCGACCGTAAATATTTTGGTACTGATGGTATTCGTGGCAAAGTGGGTGATAGCCCAATTACCCCTGATTTTGTTTTAAAATTAGGCTGGGCGGCAGGGAAAGTCCTCGCTCGTCATGGTTCACGTAAAATTATTATTGGTAAAGATACGCGTATTTCTGGCTATATGTTGGAATCTTCATTAGAAGCGGGCTTAGCAGCAGCGGGTTTATCCGCATCTTTCACAGGTCCAATGCCAACGCCAGCGGTTGCTTATTTAACACGTACTTTCCGCGCAGAAGCGGGAATTGTTATTTCAGCGTCTCATAACCCATATTATGATAATGGGATTAAATTCTTCTCAATTGATGGGACTAAGCTGCCTGATGAAGTCGAAGAAGCCATTGAAGCTGAAATGGAAAAGCCGATCACCTGCGTTGAGTCAGCTGAATTAGGTCGTGCAAACCGTATTGTAGATGCTGCCGGCCGTTATATTGAATTTTGTAAAGGTACGTTCCCGAACGAACAAAGCCTTGCAAGTTTAAAAATTGTCATTGATTGTGCTAATGGGGCTACTTACCACATCGCACCAAATGTGTTCCGTGAGTTAGGGGCAGAAGTCATCACTATCGGTTGCGATCCTAACGGAATCAACATCAACGAAGAGTGTGGCGCTACAGACGTTCGCCAGTTACAACAAAAAGTTTTGGAAGAAAAAGCGCATGTCGGTTTAGCATTTGATGGTGATGGTGACCGCATTATTATGGTCGATCACCTCGGTGAAAAAGTCGATGGTGACCAAATTCTCTTCATTATTGCTCGTGAAGCGCTACGCCAAGGCCAGTTAAAAGGTGGGGTAGTGGGAACATTAATGAGTAATATGGGGTTAGAAATCGCCCTAAAACAGCTAGGAATTCCTTTTGAGCGTGCAAAAGTGGGCGACCGCTATGTTCTCGAAAAATTACAGGAAAAAGGTTGGCGCATGGGGGCTGAAAACTCAGGCCACGTGATTTTATTAGATAAAACGACCACTGGTGATGGGATTGTTGCAGGCTTGCAGGTATTAAGCGCTATGGTACGTAACCATATGAGCCTACATGACTTATGCAGTGGTATGAAATTATTACCACAAGTGCTAGTTAACGTACGTTTCAAAGGCCAACACGACCCATTACAAAGTGATGCAGTTGTTGCAGCGAACGAAGAAGTTGAAAAACAATTGGCAGGAAAAGGCCGCGTATTACTGAGAAAATCAGGAACAGAGCCATTAATCCGAGTTATGGTTGAAGGTGAAAACGAAGCTGATGTGACTGCAATGGCAAACCATATTGCTGATGCAGTAAAAGCAGCTGGCTAA
- the folP gene encoding dihydropteroate synthase, translating into MQIKARGSVLDLSTPKVMGILNVTPDSFSDGGTHNRYHDALEHVAKMVEHGATIIDIGGESTRPGAAEVSVNEELDRVIPVVEAIAQRFDVWISVDTSKAQVMAEAANAGMHIINDIRSLHEPDALVVAAKTGLPVCIMHMQGQPRTMQEAPNYENVVREVKDYLDAEITRCVSAGIERQQIILDPGFGFGKNLSHNYQLLANLEQFHNFGLPLLAGMSRKSMIGQLLNVPPQERLAGSLTCAVIAAMQGAHIIRVHDVKETVQAMQVVQMTLSEKEK; encoded by the coding sequence ATGCAAATCAAAGCGAGAGGCAGTGTCCTTGACTTATCCACACCTAAGGTGATGGGGATTTTGAATGTCACTCCTGATTCCTTTTCAGATGGTGGCACTCATAATCGTTATCATGATGCGCTTGAACATGTGGCAAAAATGGTGGAACACGGTGCGACTATCATTGATATTGGTGGTGAATCTACCCGTCCAGGGGCTGCCGAAGTTTCTGTGAATGAGGAACTTGATAGGGTTATTCCTGTTGTTGAAGCAATAGCCCAGCGTTTTGATGTATGGATTTCAGTCGATACCTCTAAAGCCCAAGTCATGGCGGAAGCAGCAAACGCAGGTATGCATATCATCAATGATATTCGTTCTCTACATGAGCCAGACGCATTAGTCGTCGCCGCGAAAACAGGTTTACCCGTTTGTATTATGCATATGCAAGGCCAGCCAAGAACGATGCAAGAAGCGCCAAATTATGAAAATGTGGTGCGTGAGGTAAAAGACTATCTTGATGCTGAAATCACCCGGTGTGTGAGCGCAGGGATAGAGAGGCAACAAATTATCCTTGATCCAGGCTTTGGTTTTGGTAAGAACTTGTCGCATAATTACCAGTTATTGGCAAACTTAGAACAATTTCATAATTTCGGACTACCGCTATTGGCAGGGATGTCACGTAAATCTATGATTGGACAATTATTGAATGTTCCACCACAAGAACGCCTCGCAGGCAGCCTAACTTGTGCAGTGATTGCTGCGATGCAAGGGGCACACATCATTCGAGTTCATGATGTCAAAGAAACCGTGCAAGCGATGCAAGTGGTACAGATGACTCTGTCAGAAAAGGAAAAATAA
- the ftsH gene encoding ATP-dependent zinc metalloprotease FtsH, producing MAKNLILWLVIAVVLMSLFQSFGPSDSNSRRVDYSTFINELAQDQVREVRITGRELNVRKADNSRYTTYLPMQDEKLLDTLLNKHVTVVGEPPEEPSLLTSIFISWFPMLLLIGVWIFFMRQMQGGGGKGAMSFGKSKARMLTEDQIKTTFADVAGCDEAKEEVGEIVEFLREPARFQKLGGKIPKGVLMVGPPGTGKTLLAKAIAGEAKVPFFTISGSDFVEMFVGVGASRVRDMFEQAKKAAPCIIFIDEIDAVGRQRGAGLGGGHDEREQTLNQMLVEMDGFEGNEGIIVIAATNRADVLDPALLRPGRFDRQVVVGLPDVRGREQILKVHMRRVPIDPSVDTFILARATPGFSGAELANLVNEAALFAARANKRVVSMVEFEKARDKIWMGAERRSLMMTEEQKESTAYHEGGHMIIGHLMPEHDPVHKVTIVPRGQALGVAFFLPEGDEVSRSRLKLEGMIATAYAGRIAEELIYGRDKVTTGASSDIQFATNTARNMVTQWGFSDRLGPMQYSKEEGPAFLGRSSGNGSGISDETARIVDEEIKKILDHCYQLAYKTLEDNIDILHATKDALLKYETIDMPQIDDLMNRRPVREPAGWDEDKKVSNVTGSFGTGAPKAEPTAEKPQSEEPDNTNNSNNADESNPSDNNDSKPQ from the coding sequence ATGGCGAAAAACCTGATTCTCTGGTTAGTCATCGCAGTTGTTCTGATGTCCTTGTTCCAGAGTTTTGGCCCAAGCGATTCGAATAGTCGCAGAGTTGATTATTCTACGTTTATCAATGAGTTAGCCCAGGATCAGGTACGTGAAGTTCGTATCACAGGTCGTGAATTGAACGTCAGAAAGGCTGATAATAGCCGCTATACAACTTATCTTCCTATGCAGGATGAGAAGCTGTTAGACACTTTGCTAAATAAGCATGTGACGGTTGTTGGTGAACCACCAGAAGAACCTAGCTTACTGACATCTATTTTTATTTCCTGGTTCCCAATGCTTCTGTTGATTGGTGTCTGGATTTTCTTCATGCGCCAGATGCAAGGCGGTGGCGGCAAGGGGGCAATGTCATTTGGCAAAAGTAAAGCCCGCATGCTGACAGAAGATCAGATCAAAACAACATTTGCAGACGTTGCTGGGTGTGATGAAGCCAAAGAAGAAGTGGGCGAAATCGTAGAGTTTCTACGTGAACCTGCTCGTTTCCAAAAACTTGGCGGTAAAATTCCAAAAGGCGTACTGATGGTAGGGCCTCCAGGAACAGGTAAAACATTACTGGCAAAAGCTATCGCTGGTGAGGCAAAAGTTCCATTCTTCACCATTTCCGGTTCTGACTTTGTGGAAATGTTTGTGGGGGTGGGTGCTTCTCGTGTTCGTGACATGTTCGAACAAGCGAAAAAAGCAGCGCCTTGTATCATCTTTATCGATGAGATCGATGCTGTAGGTCGTCAACGTGGTGCAGGTCTTGGTGGTGGTCACGATGAGCGTGAACAAACACTGAACCAAATGCTAGTTGAGATGGACGGTTTCGAAGGTAATGAGGGGATCATTGTTATCGCAGCAACTAACCGTGCTGACGTACTTGACCCTGCTTTATTACGTCCAGGTCGTTTTGACCGTCAGGTAGTCGTTGGCTTACCAGACGTTCGTGGCCGTGAACAAATTCTGAAAGTACATATGCGTCGTGTTCCTATTGACCCAAGTGTAGATACTTTCATTCTTGCACGTGCAACACCTGGATTTTCAGGTGCTGAACTCGCAAACTTAGTGAACGAAGCCGCATTGTTTGCTGCTCGCGCGAATAAGCGTGTTGTTTCTATGGTTGAGTTTGAAAAAGCGCGTGACAAGATTTGGATGGGTGCAGAGCGTCGTTCTCTGATGATGACCGAAGAGCAAAAAGAATCAACGGCTTACCATGAAGGTGGTCATATGATTATCGGTCATTTAATGCCAGAACATGACCCTGTTCACAAAGTCACGATCGTTCCGCGTGGGCAAGCGTTAGGTGTTGCTTTCTTCTTACCAGAAGGTGATGAAGTCAGTCGTAGCCGCTTGAAGCTCGAAGGTATGATTGCAACGGCATATGCAGGTCGTATTGCAGAAGAACTGATTTATGGTCGCGATAAAGTCACAACGGGTGCTTCTTCCGACATTCAGTTTGCGACGAATACGGCGCGTAACATGGTGACTCAGTGGGGCTTCTCTGACCGCTTAGGCCCAATGCAGTATTCGAAAGAAGAAGGCCCAGCGTTCTTAGGTCGCTCTTCAGGTAATGGTTCAGGAATTTCTGATGAGACAGCACGTATTGTCGATGAAGAAATTAAAAAAATTCTGGACCACTGTTATCAACTGGCATACAAAACATTGGAAGACAATATTGATATTCTGCATGCGACTAAAGATGCATTATTAAAATATGAAACCATTGATATGCCACAGATTGATGACCTGATGAACCGCCGTCCAGTGCGTGAGCCAGCAGGTTGGGATGAAGACAAAAAAGTGAGTAATGTCACTGGTTCGTTCGGTACAGGTGCGCCAAAAGCGGAACCTACAGCGGAAAAACCACAGTCTGAAGAGCCAGATAACACAAATAATAGTAATAATGCTGATGAATCAAACCCATCAGATAATAACGACAGCAAACCACAATAA
- the rlmE gene encoding 23S rRNA (uridine(2552)-2'-O)-methyltransferase RlmE, with product MANKKRSASSSRWLQEHFSDKYVQQAQKKGLRSRAWFKLEEIQQGDKIFKPGMTVVDLGAAPGGWSQYVVSQIGHNGRVIACDLLPMDPIVGVDFLQGDFRDEAVLAALLERVGDKKVQVVMSDMAPNMSGTPAVDIPRSMYLVELALDMCRAVLAPGGSFIVKVFQGEGFDDYLRDIRSLFTKVKVRKPESSRARSREVYIVATGLKL from the coding sequence ATGGCCAATAAAAAACGTTCGGCAAGCTCAAGTCGCTGGTTGCAAGAGCATTTTAGTGATAAATATGTTCAGCAAGCACAAAAAAAAGGGCTACGCTCACGTGCATGGTTTAAGCTGGAAGAAATCCAGCAAGGTGATAAAATTTTTAAACCAGGTATGACCGTTGTTGATTTAGGAGCAGCCCCTGGTGGTTGGTCGCAATACGTTGTTAGCCAAATAGGTCATAATGGGCGGGTTATTGCTTGTGACTTATTGCCGATGGACCCAATCGTTGGCGTTGATTTCCTGCAAGGGGATTTTCGCGATGAAGCCGTTCTCGCCGCTTTGTTAGAACGCGTTGGCGACAAAAAAGTACAGGTGGTCATGTCTGACATGGCTCCAAATATGAGTGGGACACCAGCGGTTGATATTCCTCGCTCTATGTATCTAGTTGAATTAGCTTTGGATATGTGCCGTGCTGTATTGGCGCCTGGGGGGAGTTTCATTGTTAAAGTGTTTCAGGGAGAAGGCTTTGACGATTACCTTAGGGATATCCGCTCCCTGTTTACGAAAGTAAAAGTTCGTAAACCCGAATCTTCGCGCGCACGGTCACGTGAAGTATACATTGTAGCGACAGGGCTAAAACTGTAG
- the yhbY gene encoding ribosome assembly RNA-binding protein YhbY, protein MNLNKKQIQHLKSLAHHLNPVVMIGNNGLTEGVLAEIELSLAHHELIKVKIAGEDRDTKNLIADAIVRETGAVNVQIIGKILVIYRPSADRKIILPK, encoded by the coding sequence ATGAATCTTAATAAAAAACAAATTCAGCACCTAAAAAGTCTCGCTCACCATTTAAACCCTGTTGTTATGATCGGCAACAATGGTTTAACCGAAGGTGTTTTGGCTGAGATTGAACTCTCATTAGCACATCATGAGCTTATCAAAGTCAAGATCGCAGGCGAAGACCGTGATACTAAAAATTTGATCGCTGATGCGATTGTTCGCGAAACTGGTGCAGTAAATGTACAAATTATTGGTAAAATTCTTGTTATCTACCGTCCTTCGGCAGACCGCAAAATCATTTTACCTAAATAA
- the greA gene encoding transcription elongation factor GreA: MKQIPMTVLGADKLREELEFLKSVRRPEIIASIAEAREHGDLKENAEYHAAREQQGFCEGRIQEIEGKLSHAQVIDVTKMVNNGRVIFGATVTVLNVDTDEELTYRIVGDDEADIKINLISVNSPIARGLVGKEVDDAVSIKTPGGDVEFEILKVEYI; encoded by the coding sequence ATGAAACAGATCCCGATGACGGTACTTGGTGCGGATAAGCTAAGAGAAGAGCTAGAATTCCTTAAATCTGTCCGTCGCCCAGAAATTATTGCATCTATTGCAGAAGCGCGTGAGCACGGTGACTTAAAAGAAAATGCAGAATATCATGCAGCACGTGAGCAACAAGGTTTCTGTGAGGGCCGTATTCAAGAAATCGAAGGGAAACTTTCTCACGCTCAAGTGATCGATGTAACTAAAATGGTCAATAACGGTCGTGTTATCTTTGGCGCGACTGTGACAGTATTGAATGTTGATACTGACGAAGAGCTAACGTATCGTATTGTTGGTGATGATGAAGCAGATATTAAGATCAATCTGATTTCTGTGAACTCACCGATAGCACGCGGTTTAGTGGGTAAAGAAGTTGATGATGCGGTCTCGATTAAAACCCCAGGTGGTGATGTCGAGTTCGAAATTCTTAAAGTTGAGTATATCTGA
- the dacB gene encoding serine-type D-Ala-D-Ala carboxypeptidase: protein MSLLTLTRKWIISLGITLASTQVFAIPIDEYKQYLPDGTNLALVAQKVGSSTPLIDYNAQQMALPASTQKVVTALAALLQLGPDYRFVTNFETDAKLSNKTLTGDLVIRFSGDPTLTRQQIRNMANALKQLGIHKVDGDLVVDISAFTSHDKAPGWVWNDMTQCFSAPPAAAIIDRNCFSVSLYPAEKAGDFAFIKAASFYPVNMFSEVKTLPKGSPEARYCELDVVPGELNRYTLTGCLTQRSEPLPLAFAVQNGASYSGAIVKNELTTAGIELTGHVKKRTFPAAQSQVLVKTESKPLHDLLKVMLKKSDNMIADTVFRTIGREYYGVPGTWRSGSDAVRQVLKQKAGIDLGNTVMVDGSGLSRHNLITPATMMEILQFIAKNDQQLDFISMLPLAGHDGTLRYRGGFDEAGVNGKVSAKTGALQGVYNLAGFITTASGQRVAFVQFISAYAVPQSQQRTRRVPLVRFESRLYKDLYQKN, encoded by the coding sequence ATGTCATTATTAACTTTAACCAGAAAATGGATAATCTCTTTAGGAATTACCTTAGCTAGTACGCAAGTTTTTGCGATTCCTATTGATGAATACAAACAATATTTACCTGATGGCACTAACCTTGCTCTGGTCGCGCAAAAAGTGGGAAGTAGCACCCCATTAATTGATTATAATGCACAGCAAATGGCATTACCTGCAAGTACACAAAAGGTTGTGACCGCTCTTGCTGCCCTATTGCAACTGGGGCCAGATTACCGTTTTGTCACCAATTTTGAAACTGATGCAAAACTTAGCAACAAAACGCTGACGGGTGATTTAGTGATCCGCTTCAGTGGTGACCCGACATTAACCCGCCAACAAATTCGCAATATGGCGAATGCATTAAAGCAGCTTGGGATCCATAAAGTTGACGGCGATCTCGTCGTTGATATTTCTGCTTTTACTAGCCATGACAAAGCACCGGGATGGGTTTGGAATGATATGACCCAATGCTTTAGTGCGCCACCCGCTGCGGCTATCATTGACCGTAACTGTTTTTCAGTTTCTCTTTACCCTGCTGAAAAAGCAGGAGATTTTGCATTCATTAAGGCGGCTAGTTTTTACCCTGTCAATATGTTCAGCGAAGTCAAAACATTACCTAAAGGTTCCCCTGAAGCGCGCTATTGCGAACTTGATGTCGTTCCTGGTGAACTGAACCGCTACACCCTAACAGGTTGTTTAACTCAACGCAGCGAGCCCTTGCCACTTGCCTTTGCGGTACAAAATGGAGCGAGTTACTCCGGAGCAATTGTTAAAAATGAGTTAACCACCGCGGGTATTGAGCTAACTGGCCATGTGAAAAAACGCACATTTCCTGCGGCTCAATCACAAGTATTAGTCAAAACCGAATCTAAGCCACTACATGACTTGTTGAAAGTGATGCTCAAAAAATCCGACAATATGATAGCGGATACCGTTTTTCGTACCATTGGGCGTGAATATTATGGTGTTCCGGGAACTTGGCGTTCAGGATCCGATGCGGTAAGACAAGTGCTGAAGCAAAAAGCGGGGATCGACCTTGGTAATACCGTGATGGTAGATGGATCGGGATTATCTCGCCATAATTTAATCACCCCAGCAACCATGATGGAGATCTTGCAGTTTATCGCTAAAAATGATCAACAACTCGATTTTATTTCTATGCTTCCACTTGCCGGCCATGATGGCACTTTACGTTACCGTGGTGGTTTTGATGAGGCGGGTGTGAATGGTAAAGTTTCCGCCAAAACGGGAGCATTACAAGGTGTTTATAATCTCGCTGGTTTTATCACAACCGCCAGTGGTCAACGTGTGGCTTTTGTGCAATTTATCTCTGCTTATGCGGTACCACAGAGCCAGCAACGTACACGTCGAGTACCATTAGTGCGATTTGAAAGCCGTTTGTATAAAGATCTGTATCAGAAAAACTGA
- the cgtA gene encoding Obg family GTPase CgtA translates to MKFVDEAKILVVAGDGGNGCVSFRREKYIPKGGPDGGDGGDGGDVYLQADENLNTLIDYRFEKSFRAERGQNGQSRECTGKRGQDITVKVPVGTRVRDLGTNEVLCDMTRHDQRHMVAKGGFHGLGNTRFKSSVNRAPRQRTMGTKGETREILLELMLLADVGMLGMPNAGKSTFIRSVSAAKPKVADYPFTTLVPSLGVVRMDNEQSFVVADIPGLIEGAAEGAGLGIQFLKHLERCRVLLHLIDICPIDESDPVENAKIIISELEKYSEKLAAKPRWLVFNKIDILGEEESAQRAAEIAKAMGWEDKFYMISAVNHEGVKALCWDIMEFMNTQPRDMATTEDTQQPEKVEFMWDDYHKEQLSGTEDFDDDWDDDWDEDDDEGVEIIYQK, encoded by the coding sequence ATGAAATTTGTAGATGAAGCCAAAATATTGGTCGTGGCAGGAGATGGTGGCAATGGTTGTGTCAGCTTCCGCCGTGAAAAATACATCCCTAAAGGGGGACCGGACGGTGGTGACGGTGGCGATGGTGGGGACGTTTACTTACAAGCAGACGAAAACCTCAACACGCTAATCGACTATCGTTTTGAAAAATCCTTTCGTGCAGAGCGCGGCCAGAATGGCCAAAGCCGTGAATGTACAGGTAAACGGGGTCAAGATATCACAGTTAAAGTGCCTGTAGGAACGCGTGTACGCGATTTAGGGACCAATGAAGTACTTTGTGATATGACTCGTCATGATCAACGTCATATGGTCGCTAAAGGCGGTTTCCATGGGCTTGGAAATACCCGTTTTAAATCTTCAGTGAATCGTGCTCCACGTCAACGTACCATGGGGACAAAAGGGGAAACTCGCGAAATACTGTTAGAACTGATGCTGTTAGCAGATGTTGGTATGCTTGGTATGCCGAATGCAGGTAAATCTACCTTTATTCGTTCAGTGTCAGCAGCAAAACCAAAAGTTGCTGATTATCCATTTACCACTTTAGTCCCAAGCTTGGGTGTCGTGCGTATGGATAACGAACAAAGCTTTGTGGTTGCGGATATTCCAGGGTTGATCGAAGGCGCAGCGGAAGGTGCAGGCCTTGGGATCCAATTCCTGAAACACTTAGAACGTTGTCGTGTCTTACTTCACCTGATTGATATTTGCCCTATTGATGAGTCTGATCCTGTCGAAAATGCGAAGATCATCATCAGTGAGTTAGAAAAATACAGTGAAAAGCTGGCAGCAAAACCACGTTGGTTAGTCTTCAATAAGATTGATATCTTAGGTGAAGAGGAATCAGCACAGCGCGCAGCAGAAATTGCCAAAGCGATGGGCTGGGAAGATAAATTCTATATGATTTCAGCAGTTAACCACGAAGGTGTGAAAGCACTGTGTTGGGATATCATGGAATTTATGAATACTCAACCGCGTGATATGGCAACGACTGAAGATACACAGCAACCTGAAAAAGTTGAATTCATGTGGGATGATTATCACAAAGAACAACTTTCTGGTACTGAAGATTTTGATGATGACTGGGATGATGATTGGGATGAAGATGACGACGAAGGTGTCGAAATTATTTATCAAAAATAG